A portion of the Cervus elaphus chromosome X, mCerEla1.1, whole genome shotgun sequence genome contains these proteins:
- the LOC122690816 gene encoding odorant-binding protein-like, protein MKVLLFSLVFGLLVASQGEAQTDASQLTGRWKSHYMAADNIEKITEGGPFHTFMRYMKFDEENGTALFQFYFKEDGECRGDYTTGTKDGDVYSFQYAGHTEFRVVRVENNALLADVINVDENGKETQLVQLFGIGDDVGPKCKEEFYNMVREKGIPEENILNFIDQDDCPEEWEKK, encoded by the exons ATGAAGGTTCTGCTCTTCAGTCTTGTCTTTGGTCTTCTTGTGGCCAGTCAAGGTGAAGCTCAGACAGACGCCTCACAG CTCACAGGAAGATGGAAATCCCATTACATGGCAGCTGATAACATAGAGAAGATCACCGAGGGCGGGCCATTCCACACTTTCATGCGTTACATGAAGTTTGATGAAGAAAATGGCACAGCACTCTTCCAATTTTATTTCAA ggaGGATGGAGAATGCAGAGGAGACTATACCACAGGCACAAAGGATGGAGACGTTTATTCTTTTCAGT aCGCGGGTCACACTGAATTTCGGGTCGTTAGAGTGGAAAACAACGCTCTCTTAGCTGATGTTATCAATGTGGATGAAAATGGCAAGGAGACACAACTGGTACAATTGTTTG GCATAGGAGATGATGTTGGACCAAAATGCAAAGAAGAGTTCTACAACATGGTGAGAGAAAAAGGGATTCCAGAAGAAAATATCCTGAACTTCATCGATCAGG ATGACTGTCCAGAGGAGTGGGAAAAAAAGTGA